In Chanodichthys erythropterus isolate Z2021 chromosome 9, ASM2448905v1, whole genome shotgun sequence, a genomic segment contains:
- the loxhd1b gene encoding lipoxygenase homology domain-containing protein 1 isoform X1, producing the protein MDMPKYNKYVVSVFTPDVKGSGTDADVFLNIFGENGDTGERRLDNDKNNFERGTEDKFTIEAPNLGRIRKITIGHNNRGSSAGWFVEKVVVFCPFTGIEQTFPCSKWLDENEGDGIIERELYEMVSLRHKRQKKHPWSLWIWTSDLAGAGTDASVLLQIYGEKGKSDEMRLDNKTDNFEQGQLDKFMVELPDLGKLMKLRIWHEKRNPFAGWHLSRISIMKTLTKETFKFPCERWLDTNEDDNEVVRELPATGELIPEPLPVIKYRVTVYTGNVSGGGTDAHVFLCLIGDQGDTGDRALINCKNNVNKFEKGNADEFIIEAVSIGQVRRVRIGHDGRGGGCGWFLDKVLIREEGQAESQAFEFPCNRWFDRNEDDGQIVRELVPFADGQRLYNVSYHIAVKTGNVSGGSSDSKVFVKFYGEKGDTSRMMLAVSDNNLRNYFETGRVDVFTVDTADIGQINRLLIGHTNEGMRAGWFLDSVQIMVPNHGKHYMFPSHRWLCREEADGKTEVEIYPSEILDVEQLINYEVTVVTGDVFAGGTNANVFIQIYGDQGKTEVLNLSSRSNNFERGTTEIFKVEAKDVGKIFKIRISNDETGIGAGWYLDRVEIKRLIMAMVPKEKKEDKKKKKKKKKAEEDEDEVGGEEELREVVQSYLFPCDRWLASDEEDGEMVVELLPEDSEELEENTYEVSVFTGNMMGAGSDANVFINIYGENGDTGERRLRKSNHLNKFERGQEDTFSITAVELGPLKKLRIRHDNSHQSAWYLDRVEIVDSKDDTTYYFPCNRWLAVDEDDGQIARELVPVDEAFMRKDEDEEESGATLGLEQKAMSTTYTLRIKTGEKKHAGTDANTFAILYGENDDTGIINLKASKSHKNKFEKGMIDEFTVEAVDLGELQKLRIGHDDSGGSAGWFLDWVEIDAPSQGQRLRFPCGRWLDRGEDDGAVVRDLYPAELQTELYTPFVPYEITTFTSDVFAAGTDANVFIVLYGQKGLCTQQKYLCVNKRERRLYFERSAEDMFIVELEDIGDIIEKIRIGHDNKGTNPGWHLDRVEIRRLLRKGKGSETTIFPCERWLARSEDDGETVRELVPSDIITEKLLRDGTLKHQEIEVEDALETHTYKVSVRTGDMNGAGTDANVFLTIYGDLGDTGERKLRKSESSSNKFERGVVDKFSIEAVDLGQVFKIRIRHDDSQAGADWYLDQVEVVDVETEEVYMFLCERWLSKKKEDKRIERTFFVKGYEGERNPQNAKKSLQNSKAGLDSNMNKKKKKKKAVIMEEGPMIPYHFTVSTGGDRDASTSSRVYVIIMGPNDLETERLWLDLPDGKKCFAAGGMEHFMCYGLDVGEIKRVELGHNGATPESCWLVDELSVAVPTKGIQYNFLCKCWLAKDRGDGLTARVFNILDATTISIIRKVVYEVTVVTGDTQNAGTDTNIFITVFGANGSSEEMLLLKNEDRFERGQEDTFNLEIDDIAPLKKLRVRIDGTGSRPDWFLDKMIMRNLTTEEVYIFTYEEWLSKTKGPKRTKVCELPAVVDDEEMVEKTTYIIQVKTSDVAAAGTDANVFLIVFGENGDTGTLALKESSNRNKFERKQVDVFRFLDVLSLGELSKVRVWHDNKGPAPGWHLEYIDVKDELLDQTFRFPCDRWLAKSEDDGQIMRELACANNDILDLSDKTKYEIEITTAGSDDAETKENVWIVLEGKKGRSKEFMMENPKKKKFLRGATDSFEFSSKNVGEIVGICLGHITKEKKVKNESFWHVQEVVITEKELRNKFYFTCDARIPLAAKKDEFMTFECTKTVESFASKVRSLVPVKYEIIVITGDVKEAATDANVFITLYGVNGDSGKRALKQKFRNLFERGQTDRFLLEMLDLGELLRIRVEHDNTSTSAGWFLECVEVTNTANWVTTIFVCGKWLDKNKADGQTQRVLYPKY; encoded by the exons ATGGACATGCCCAAAT ATAATAAATATGTCGTGAGTGTGTTCACGCCTGATGTGAAAGGAAGTGGGACGGATGCTGATGTTTTCCTCAATATTTTTGGTGAAAATGGAGATACAG GCGAGAGAAGACTCGACAACGATAAAAACAACTTTGAGAGGGGAACAGAAGACAAGTTCACCATAGAAGCTCCAAATCTGGGCAGAATCCGGAAAATCACCATCGGCCACAACAACAGAGGCTCTTCGGCTGGATGGTTCGTGGAGAAG GTGGTTGTCTTCTGTCCGTTCACCGGCATCGAACAGACGTTCCCCTGCTCTAAATGGCTGGATGAGAACGAGGGCGATGGGATCATCGAGAGAGAGCTCTATGAAATGGTCTCGCTCAGACACAAGAGGCAGAAAA AACACCCCTGGTCCCTCTGGATTTGGACGTCGGATCTTGCAGGCGCAGGAACAGACGCCTCCGTCTTACTCCAGATATACGGGGAGAAGGGCAAGTCCGACGAAATGAGACTCGACAACAAAACGGACAACTTCGAGCAGGGCCAGCTGGACAAGTTCATG GTGGAACTGCCGGATCTCGGGAAGCTGATGAAGCTGAGGATTTGGCACGAGAAGAGGAACCCCTTCGCCGGCTGGCATCTGAGTCGA ATCTCCATAATGAAAACTTTAACGAAGGAAACCTTCAAGTTCCCGTGCGAGCGCTGGCTGGACACTAACGAGGACGATAACGAGGTGGTGCGGGAGCTTCCGGCCACAGGAGAGCTGATCCCAGAGCCGCTGCCAG TTATCAAGTATCGCGTCACGGTGTACACGGGGAACGTGAGCGGCGGCGGGACAGACGCACACGTGTTTCTGTGTCTGATCGGAGATCAGGGCGACACGGGCGACCGCGCTTTAATCAACTGCAAGAACAACGTCAACAAGTTCGAGAAGGGCAAC GCGGATGAGTTCATCATCGAGGCCGTGTCGATCGGTCAGGTGCGGCGGGTGCGGATCGGTCACGACGGCCGCGGCGGAGGATGCGGATGGTTCCTGGATAAAGTGCTGATCAGAGAGGAAGGTCAGGCCGAGTCTCAGGCCTTTGAGTTCCCGTGTAACag GTGGTTCGACCGTAATGAAGACGACGGGCAGATCGTTCGTGAGCTGGTGCCGTTCGCAGACGGACAGAGACTTTACA ACGTCAGCTATCACATCGCGGTGAAGACGGGGAACGTCAGCGGAGGAAGCTCCGACTCTAAAGTGTTCGTGAAGTTCTACGGCGAGAAGGGCGACACCAGCAGGATGATGCTCGCCGTGTCCGACAACAACCTGCGCAACTACTTCGAGACGGGACGGGTGGATGTGTTCACCGTCGACACCGCCGACATCGGCCAG ATCAACCGGCTCCTGATTGGTCACACTAACGAAGGCATGCGCGCCGGCTGGTTCCTGGACAGCGTTCAGATCATGGTTCCCAATCACGGAAAACACTACATGTTCCCCAGTCACCGCTGGCTGTGCCGAGAAGAGGCTGATGGGAAGACGGAGGTGGAGATTTACCCCAGTGAAATACTGGACGTTGAACAAT TGATCAACTACGAGGTGACGGTGGTGACGGGGGACGTGTTCGCCGGAGGCACCAATGCCAATGTCTTCATCCAGATTTACGGAGATCAGGGGAAGACGGAGGTGCTGAACCTCAGCAGCAGGTCCAATAACTTCGAACGAGGAACAACAGAGATCTTCAAG GTTGAAGCTAAAGACGTGGGGAAGATCTTCAAGATCCGCATTAGCAATGACGAGACGGGCATCGGAGCGGGATGGTACCTGGACCGGGTGGAGATCAAGCGTCTGATCATGGCCATGGTGCCCAAAGAGAAGAAAGAAgacaagaagaaaaagaagaagaagaagaaggcgGAGGAGGACGAGGATGAGGTGGGCGGTGAGGAAGAGCTGCGTGAGGTGGTCCAGTCCTACTTGTTCCCCTGCGACCGCTGGCTGGCGTCTGACGAGGAGGACGGAGAGATGGTGGTGGAGCTTCTGCCGGAGGACAGCGAGGAGCTGGAGG AAAACACGTATGAGGTCAGCGTCTTCACGGGAAACATGATGGGGGCCGGAAGCGACGCCAACGTCTTCATCAACATCTACGGGGAGAACGGAGACACCGGGGAGCGGCGGCTGAGGAAGTCCAACCATCTGAACAAGTTCGAGCGCGGACAG GAGGACACGTTCTCCATCACCGCCGTGGAGCTGGGGCCTCTGAAGAAACTGAGGATCCGTCACGACAACAGCCATCAGTCGGCCTGGTACCTGGACCGGGTGGAGATCGTGGACAGTAAAGACGACACCAC GTATTACTTCCCCTGTAATCGCTGGTTAGCAGTCGATGAAGATGATGGTCAGATTGCCCGAGAGCTCGTTCCTGTGGACGAAGCCTTCATGAGGAAGGACGAGGATGAGGAGGAGTCCGGGGCCACGCTGGGATTGGAGCAGAAAG cgATGTCGACAACATACACCCTGAGGATCAAGACCGGAGAAAAGAAGCACGCTGGAACAGACGCCAATACCTTTGCGATCCTGTACGGAGAGAATGACGACACAG GAATCATCAACCTGAAAGCCTCTAAATCTCACAAAAACAAGTTTGAGAAGGGAATGATCGACGAGTTCACCGTGGAGGCCGTCGATCTCGGAGAACTTCAGAAACTGAGAATCGGCCATGACGACTCGG gaggGTCGGCGGGTTGGTTCTTGGACTGGGTGGAGATTGATGCTCCTTCTCAAGGACAGAGGCTTCGCTTCCCGTGCGGCCGCTGGCTGGACCGAGGGGAGGATGATGGAGCTGTCGTCAGAGATCTGTATCCTGCGGAGCTGCAGACTGAACTTTACACACCAT TCGTTCCCTATGAGATCACCACCTTCACGAGCGACGTGTTCGCCGCAGGGACGGACGCGAACGTGTTCATCGTCCTGTACGGTCAGAAGGGCTTGTGTACGCAGCAGAAGTACCTGTGCGTCAACAAGAGAGAACGACGCTTGTACTTCGAGAGATCAGCAGAAGACATGTTCATCGTGGAG CTGGAAGACATCGGCGACATCATAGAGAAGATCCGAATCGGACACGATAACAAAGGGACGAATCCCGGCTGGCATCTGGACAGAGTGGAAATCAGAAGACTTTTAAGAAAAGGAAAG GGTTCGGAGACCACCATCTTCCCCTGCGAGCGCTGGCTGGCCCGCTCTGAGGACGACGGAGAGACGGTGAGAGAGCTGGTGCCGTCCGACATCATCACGGAGAAGCTGCTGAGAGACGGGACGCTCAAACACCAGGAGATCGAGGTGGAGGACGCTCTGGAGA CTCACACGTATAAGGTGTCGGTGAGGACGGGCGACATGAACGGAGCCGGCACTGATGCCAACGTCTTCCTGACCATCTACGGAGATCTGGGAGACACAGGAGAACGAAAGCTCCGCAAATCTGAGAGCAGCAGTAACAAGTTTGAGAGAGGAGTG GTGGACAAGTTCAGCATCGAAGCCGTGGATCTCGGTCAGGTGTTTAAGATCCGGATACGACACGACGATTCCCAGGCTGGAGCCGACTGGTACCTGGATCAGGTGGAGGTGGTGGACGTGGAGACAGAAGAGGTGTACATGTTCCTGTGTGAACGCTGGCTCTCCAAGAAGAAGGAGGACAAGCGCATCGAGAGGACCTTCTTTGTCAAG GGATACGAGGGCGAGAGGAACCCTCAGAACGCAAAGAAGAGCCTGCAGAACTCTAAAGCGGGTCTGGACAGCAACATgaacaagaagaagaagaagaagaaggctGTTATTATGGAGGAGGGGCCGA TGATCCCGTACCACTTCACCGTGTCGACGGGAGGCGATCGTGACGCCAGCACCAGCAGCCGAGTCTACGTCATCATCATGGGGCCCAACGATCTGGAGACGGAGCGGCTCTGGCTGGATCTGCCCGACGGGAAGAAGTGCTTCGCTGCGGGAGGAATGGAGCATTTCATGTGCTACGGACTGGATGTGGGCGAGATCAAGAGAGTCGAG CTGGGTCATAACGGAGCGACTCCGGAGAGCTGCTGGCTGGTGGATGAGCTGTCTGTGGCCGTTCCCACCAAAGGCATTCAGTACAACTTCCTGTGCAAGTGCTGGCTGGCCAAAGACAGAGGAGACGGCCTGACGGCCAGAGTCTTCAACATACTGGACGCCACCACCATCAGCATCATTCGAAAG GTGGTTTACGAGGTGACGGTCGTCACGGGTGACACTCAGAATGCAGGAACCGACACCAACATTTTCATAACTGTGTTCGGGGCCAATGGGAGCTCGGAGGAGATGCTCCTTCTGAAGAACGAGGACAG GTTTGAAAGAGGCCAGGAAGACACATTTAACCTGGAGATCGATGACATCGCGCCCCTGAAAAAGCTCCGCGTCCGCATCGACGGGACAGGAAGTCGTCCTGATTGGTTCCTCGACAAG ATGATCATGAGAAACCTGACCACGGAGGAGGTGTACATTTTCACCTATGAGGAATGGCTCTCCAAGACCAAAGGACCCAAGAGGACGAAGGTCTGTGAACTTCCTGCCGTGGTGGACGACGAGGAGATGGTGGAGAAAACCACGTACATCATTCAGGTTAAAACCAGTGACGTTGCTG CCGCTGGTACTGACGCCAACGTGTTTCTGATCGTGTTCGGGGAGAACGGCGACACGGGAACGCTGGCACTGAAGGAGAGCAGCAACAGGAACAAGTTCGAACGCAAACAGGTGGACGTTTTCCGCTTCTTGGACGTCCTCAGTCTGGGCGAGCTGTCCAAGGTCCGAGTGTGGCACGACAACAAGG GTCCGGCTCCCGGATGGCACCTGGAATACATCGACGTGAAGGACGAACTGCTCGATCAGACCTTCCGCTTCCCGTGCGACCGGTGGCTGGCCAAAAGCGAGGACGACGGTCAGATCATGAGAGAACTGGCATGTGCCAATAACGATATTCTGGATCTCAGTGACAAGACCA AGTATGAAATCGAGATCACGACAGCCGGCTCTGATGACGCTGAGACGAAGGAGAACGTCTGGATCGTGCTGGAGGGGAAAAAGGGACGTTCGAAGGAGTTTATGATGGAGAACCCCAAGAAGAAGAAGTTTTTGCG tggtgccACGGATTCATTCGAGTTTTCCTCTAAAAATGTGGGAGAGATCGTCGGTATTTGTTTGGGCCATATAACGaaggagaaaaaagtcaagaacGAGTCTTTCTGGCACGTGCAGGAGGTGGTGATCACGGAGAAAGAGCTGAGAAACAA ATTCTACTTCACATGTGACGCACGGATTCCTCTGGCTGCCAAGAAAGACGAGTTCATGACGTTCGAGTGCACCAAAACCGTGGAGAGTTTCGCCAGCAAAGTCCGCAGTTTGGTTCCCGTCAAATACGAAATAATCGTCATCACCGGAGACGTGAAGGAAGCCGCCACCGACGCCAACGTCTTCATCACGCTCTACGGCGTCAACGGAGACTCAGGGAAGCGAGCGCTCAAGCAGAAGTTCAGGAACCTGTTTGAACGCGGACAGACGGACCGATTCCTGCTGGAGATGCTGGATTTGGGGGAACTCTTGCGGATCAGAGTGGAGCACGACAACACGAGCACGTCGGCCGGCTGGTTCCTGGAGTGTGTGGAGGTCACCAACACCGCCAACTGGGTGACCACCATCTTCGTTTGTGGAAAGTGGTTGGACAAAAATAAGGCCGATGGACAAACTCAGAGAGTGCTGTATCCTAAATATTAA